The following are encoded together in the Plasmodium malariae genome assembly, chromosome: 1 genome:
- the PmUG01_01027300 gene encoding conserved Plasmodium protein, unknown function, giving the protein MILSNLKNRESEKEKEVRKRNIKNTQSHVFSNIPIFSLANLRKQKEEIGTCLKEEEPKWINQVVRKEILNGKIKINEEKVEKENDDNENARTECRTKDGIKNRGCLFSNKTNITNKTSNLLDTLDGLKKQIQHTDVKPYITESAVDKNTQRVNSGGSYLCNEEIYQRDVYPSSNTIIRCMENVNTPSGCTHTCSNLNMKKTKICNLRKGINEIYHLEKKKGHKEENSVFLSLSKNRSKKSKGTEKEMLSALRLKNAISYTKKESTDRKVCSNMKINKDFYTNVNKTYDHKCTYKNYNIAYRSSSKKRSTNNGAVRRVIQKDNIFSNIRKREKHVLEILNDEDSTIEGRGELLNYCSHSSSENSYNLIYICKRGSTQANPQANPQTNPQTCSFKFLNCEKEGLGNINPLEGVNMNKINPHSADRLNLEKNKKKKRKSKNGLKSKNGLKSKNGVTSKNGLKSKNGVTSKNGLKSKNGVTSKNGVKSKNGVKSKNGVKCKNGTQIKKHVQVSENVNNNGNIKQNPKKITMQTNYRLNETGKKSLHGCRKGTTKKKVSVGEKTYLKKKANNDSSNNAHRSNGRSTNNRYCSSSSSKRRKNNVEKKGAIWPNFVQFNRQNESKKEKSKDVTTGNRINIKRRIDNKRNELLSNYNHKQIIVKSDNNEIDIRNADKCSLRELAQKEGKRSNGTFIYAYNIKEEKKQENNNNKQKSLLQNFCSHRQEPFSNKECTNSSRCKSLTFASEKKIEENEGEEEENGSKYLHMACLRTENEILGEKRTCMINKVLKTDGIEGINISTHKKWNSAGNANCFGNSGANIDYFSSSGGSNECTNKRVNTGTLGNRRCTSLNNLTEDSFIFNSLLVTNDLRIKICYSNNYVDFKKLKNRYNCEGENTGKITGEWTSEITTERNDKKMGEKKKRLDSPTNGHLLNLSDDLFLISFDSDKTKSNYVQQKKNPFTTLDAISDLSANNLRGETFSEHYVANNHFLHNSMFLNINDQNDKKHEQFNLIDDNSNINMWGDIIYEKDAGVNKKYEESEIMNFFENKMIEKNANILSPQKRKITTEQSMSCKQSERKNCFDFLQRGYVTDGIGKKLCTCDNSLNNSNGINCCSCKNASQGRYALEFLALEKKKKNNNTKRKCSLGEIICYSNRYNSKNDLDIIKIGNGLRTPQNSNRKINDIHIYTCLENSNLKWGGEEEGYNSNDDESSCASTVLVEYDKNQLEILFDNNSVSCDEGKKGMKYVGKKRTEKKKRGNFLLSASPKVKNSITTDIVNGRKPNSVKVNSSYGVLCNKRGSNKKEKETSRSRRSSSSSSSGSSSGSGSSSGSGSSSGSSSSSGRINRMTNCVAKGGKFVTNVFEKSNNLLVLQKLNNAINKREPISKHTTAVETYEGNTCINNEKTKNESSDNFMGRRYSGISSAYVKMQQERKKKGKKEKITEKEAKKEAKKGANEGAKKGANEGAKNTVTQIQGGERRYRHTESADNEDDCKKNIFYVNRKDKREDFLSNSLDVTNGNTNNMALHLVENREDLIYNDEKIINQNNNNELGRNYFSAKCIDSLMKYESNVLQKVEEIEEEKRVENNFYEINHCSDINFKDDEKNQIHQLSVLKFLISKKNKKGFIKIEKAKKIIKSLHRNSHTNEKNSIKRKFSRKKIMDDYTLNNNKNLRRKHKWKFSLASKRNHIKHIENYSCTHSAADSGKRTKIFSANGIKNLQQKCHKHIEKEDSTNGGSEAFFEKTNGFESTKNGVHYNDDYGELNNNRSNINISNNNISNNYSSNKYNNNNGKTNNSHFLKNTKLNEEKRIIYFQNYEHNRNKKSTEGINIEGESCTKILKNIRKNLPLHYEKKKLEKSIRVKVHKRVCAQKYIKKRNKKKISKKLKDLYYILDDKKKESFLVSPQSINPLVNSLKNTCTNSNAYLKRKNSQKLSERKKKNIADKKKKKKKKKLDIKKKNSEMQKKLAMQEKLNDQNNEDDQISTNNLVTTQEKKELYLRKKNAYVGNKENNSSLWGNSSVKWEMSAVLNMDTSKKNSGPTCADLNYSKVIGGKITPDVKRKREDAAYVEENDNNDSGVNDDNDNDDNDDNDNDDYNDNNVNDEENKKKEISKIIANGQKENATSMTSVRNGGIKHLEKSGTYSFENVEKFYLTTFEDNLRSPLQKLNKNENRLNKAIKIEKNYTRKGKKFPSLVSPIRVNVDNVIYRGDIDSDTMYNKCSNSTCSKSSINDSEKGRMKDYMKSKCNGTTKMKGERSCQDSLIRMKDDPSNNLKKCEYTFSLNLGKYVTNHRINEISFKKNILKNSIGEHLPVNNKVSRNCKLVERNGLPCKRGGVKYGVRDECVEKVSEHTGGDEANVESINKGGEKNQRSNFFESKNIFRPDKRDVNIKKINQDFLNFKIRNLMVNSNTRSEEGEEKKYLLNNGKCKNGENCTNDLTINCEHDEKIFCSNILFGKKNNIKPYDTSVEKKTKLIRTATIKEYLSDKFKEIKERKNIFRALSVNNIYKTIFPKVRLFNSTQRDSNSSKKMLNRRCYNTNLELNSFNKSTPCKLNKTKSLIYRNTSIKRGNLFVPTKRSKTRGERTGPKGKANKGEAREGRGTGQGRGGVYINVTTKGTIHNNIDNFPPYNLLFRVPNIEEKKNFSVKIKRNYSALPNVQDQSDEMKENKSEYDTYGRNIFHVPTCKNNTNNKYNKKNNVFKDKIYFFKRTKSAMLFKKDEKVCRKMPKKINECTRVNVCEQGKIKKCFSMVNEKVMKENIYLNTNLIKSKYGGIRNFIANPSFFFESALRNNCEKMATEDGVKQRSQPGERV; this is encoded by the exons ATGATTTTGAGTAACTTAAAAAATCGCGAAtcggaaaaggaaaaagaggTGCgtaaaaggaatataaaaaacacaCAATCGCACGTGTTTAGTAATATACCAATATTCTCTTTGGCAAATTTACGAAAACAAAAGGAGGAGATAGGTACTTGTTTGAAAGAGGAGGAGCCAAAATGGATCAACCAGGTGGTAAGGAAGGAAATCCTTaatggtaaaataaaaattaatgaagaaaaagttGAGAAGGAAAACGATGACAATGAAAATGCTCGAACAGAATGTCGAACAAAAgatggaataaaaaataggggatgtttattttctaataaaacaaatataacaaataaaacttCTAACCTCCTTGACACCCTGGATGGcttgaaaaaacaaattcaACATACTGATGTTAAGCCATACATTACTGAAAGTGCAGTAGATAAAAATACTCAGAGAGTGAATTCTGGGGGTAGCTATTTGTGCAATGAGGAAATATATCAAAGGGATGTATACCCAAGTAGTAATACCATTATAAGATGTATGGAAAATGTAAATACTCCATCAGGTTGCACACATACATGTagtaatttaaatatgaagaaaacaaaaatatgcaatttgagaaaaggaataaatgaaatatatcatctggaaaagaaaaaaggtcATAAGGAGGAGAATAGCGTTTTTTTGTCCCTTTCAAAAAATAGGAGTAAGAAGTCGAAAGGCACCGAGAAGGAAATGCTAAGTGCATTACGACTAAAAAATGCTATAAGTTACACGAAAAAGGAAAGTACAGATAGAAAAGTATGTAGTaacatgaaaataaataaagatttTTACACAAATGTGAATAAAACATATGACCATAAATGCACTTAcaagaattataatattgcATATCGAAGTAGCAGTAAAAAACGTAGTACAAACAACGGTGCCGTTAGAAGAGTAATTCAGAaggataatattttttctaatatacgAAAGAGGGAAAAACATgttttagaaatattaaatgatgAAGATAGTACCATTGAAGGTAGAGGCGagttattaaattattgcTCACACAGTAGTAGCGAGAACAGTTATAATTTGATTTACATATGCAAAAGAGGAAGCACGCAGGCGAATCCTCAGGCGAATCCTCAGACGAATCCTCAGACttgttcatttaaatttcttAATTGTGAGAAAGAAGGGCTAGGAAATATAAATCCACTGGAAGGTGTGAACATGAACAAAATTAATCCACACAGCGCGGATAGGTTGAATCtcgaaaagaataaaaaaaaaaaaagaaaaagtaaaaatggattaaaaagtaaaaatggattaaaaagtaaaaatggaGTAACAAGTAAAAATggtttaaaaagtaaaaatggaGTAACAAGTAAAAATggtttaaaaagtaaaaatggaGTAACAAGTAAAAATGGtgtaaaaagcaaaaatggtgtcaaaagtaaaaatggtgtaaaatgtaaaaatggtacacaaattaaaaaacatgtaCAAGTCAGtgaaaatgttaataataatggtaataTTAAACAGAAcccaaaaaaaattacaatgcAAACGAATTACCGATTGAATGAAACCGGGAAAAAAAGTTTACATGGATGTAGGAAAGGTACGACCAAAAAGAAAGTTTCAGTAGGAGAAAAAAcgtacttaaaaaaaaaggccaATAAtgatagtagtaataatgcTCATCGCAGTAATGGTCGTAGCACTAATAATCGTTACtgcagtagtagtagtagtaaaaGAAGGAAGAACAATGtcgaaaaaaaaggagcCATATGGCCAAATTTCGTACAATTTAATAGACAAAATGAgtcaaaaaaagaaaaatcaaaAGATGTAACAACAGGTAATCGTATTAACATAAAGCGCAGAATAGACAATAAGCGAAATGAACTTCTTAGCAATTATAAtcataaacaaataatagtTAAAAGTGATAATAACGAAATTGACATTCGTAATGCAGATAAATGTTCACTTCGGGAATTGGCACAAAAAGAGGGAAAACGATCTAATGgtacttttatttatgcatataatataaaagaggAGAAGAAAcaggaaaataataataacaagcAAAAGAGTTTGTTGCAGAATTTTTGTAGTCATAGACAAGAACCTTTTTCAAATAAGGAATGCACAAATAGCTCCAGGTGCAAATCTCTCACGTTTGCAAGTGAAAAGAAGATAGAGGAGAATGAAGGAGAGGAAGAAGAAAACGGAAgcaaatatttacatatggcTTGTTTAAGGACTGAGAATGAAATACTAGGTGAGAAGAGAACGTGCATGATCAACAAGGTTTTGAAAACAGATGGTATTGAAGGCATAAATATAAGTACACATAAGAAGTGGAATAGTGCAGGAAACGCTAACTGCTTTGGTAACAGTGGTGCAAACATTGACTACTTCAGCAGTAGTGGTGGAAGCAATGAGTGCACAAACAAAAGGGTTAACACTGGTACCCTTGGAAATAGAAGGTGTACAAGCCTGAACAATTTAACAGAGGATTCTTTCATATTCAACTCGCTGTTAGTTACTAATGATCTTCGAATTAAGATATGCTACAGTAACAATTATGTtgatttcaaaaaattaaaaaaccgCTACAACTGTGAGGGAGAAAATACTGGAAAAATAACTGGAGAATGGACTAGCGAAATAACTACAGAACGGAATGACAAAAAAATgggagagaaaaaaaaaaggttggATTCCCCAACAAACGGGCATCTGTTAAATTTAAGCGATgacttatttttaatttcattcgATTCAGATAAAACAAAATCAAATTATGTTcagcaaaagaaaaatccGTTCACAACTTTAGATGCCATTAGTGATTTGAGTGCGAACAATTTGAGGGGAGAAACTTTTTCTGAGCATTATGTAGcaaataatcattttttacataattcgatgtttttaaatattaatgatcAGAATGATAAGAAGCATGaacaatttaatttaatagatgacaatagtaatattaacaTGTGGGGagatataatttatgaaaaagatGCAggtgttaataaaaaatatgaggAGAGTGAAATAATGAACTTTTTTGAGAATAAAATGATTGAGAAAAATGCGAATATTTTATCAccacaaaaaaggaaaataacaACAGAACAAAGTATGAGTTGTAAACAGTCAGAGAGAAAAAACTGTTTCGATTTTTTACAAAGGGGTTATGTAACAGATGgaataggaaaaaaattatgtacatgtgACAACTCATTAAACAACTCTAATGGTATTAATTGCTGCTCTTGTAAAAATGCTTCACAAGGAAGATATGCATTAGAATTTCTAgcattagaaaaaaaaaaaaaaaataataatacaaaaaggAAATGTTCATTAGGCgaaattatttgttatagTAATCgatataatagtaaaaatgatttagatataattaaaataggAAATGGTTTAAGGACACCACAGAATAGCAATAGAAAGATTAatgatatacatatttatacatgtttGGAGAATAGTAATTTAAAATGGGGAGGAGAAGAGGAAGGTTACAATTCCAATGATGATGAATCATCTTGTGCATCAACAGTATTAGTAGAGTACGATAAAAATCAattagaaattttatttgacAATAATAGCGTGAGTTGTGATgagggaaaaaaaggaatgaaGTATGTtgggaaaaaaagaacagaaaaaaaaaaaagaggtaaTTTTCTATTATCAGCTAGTCCAAAAGTTAAGAATAGTATCACAACAGACATAGTAAATGGGAGGAAACCAAATTCAGTAAAAGTTAATAGTTCATACGGGGTACTATGTAATAAGAGGGGAAgcaacaaaaaggaaaaagaaacaaGTAGGAGTAGAAgaagcagtagtagtagtagtagtggtagtagtagtggtagtggtagtagtagtggtagtggtagtagtagtggtagtagtagtagtagtggtCGTATTAACAGAATGACAAACTGTGTGGCAAAAGGGGGAAAATTTGTAACTAACGTTTTTGAAAAAAGCAATAATTTATTAGTACTtcaaaaattgaataatGCCATTAATAAAAGGGAGCCTATATCGAAACATACAACTGCAGTTGAGACATATGAGGGTAATACTTGTATAAATAACGAAAAGACAAAAAATGAATCATCAGACAATTTTATGGGCAGACGCTATTCTGGTATAAGCAGTGCATACGTTAAGATGCAGCAAGAACGGAagaaaaaggggaaaaaggaaaaaataacggaaaaagaagcaaaaaaagaagcaaaaaaaggAGCAAACGAAGGAGCAAAAAAAGGAGCAAACGAAGGAGCAAAAAACACTGTTACACAGATACAAGGAGGAGAAAGAAGATACAGACACACTGAGTCAGCAGACAACGAGGAtgattgtaaaaaaaatatattttatgtgaACAGGAAGGATAAAAGGGAAgattttttaagtaattcTTTGGATGTAACCAACGGAAACACAAATAATATGGCTCTTCATTTAGTAGAAAATAGGGAAGACTTAATATATAACGATGAAAAGATAATTAAtcagaataataataacgaaTTAGggagaaattatttttctgcaAAATGTATTGATTCATTGATGAAATATGAAAGTAATGTACTTCAAAAAGTAGAGGAAATTGAAGAAGAAAAGAGAGTagaaaacaatttttatgaaattaatCATTGTAGTGACATAAATTTTAAGGATGATGAGAAAAATCAAATACATCAGCTTTCggtattaaaatttcttataagtaaaaaaaataaaaagggttttataaaaattgaaaaggcgaaaaaaattataaaaagtttaCACAGAAATTCACATACGAACGAAAAGAATagtattaaaagaaaatttagtaggaaaaaaataatggatGATTATACCCTtaacaataacaaaaatttgaGAAGGAAGCATAAATGGAAGTTTTCTTTGGCTAGTAAGAGGAATCATATAAAGCACATTGAAAATTACAGTTGCACACATAGTGCAGCTGATTCAGggaaaagaacaaaaattttCAGTGCAAACGGAATAAAGAACTTGCAGCAAAAGTGTCATAAACATATAGAAAAGGAAGATAGTACAAATGGTGGAAGCGAGgccttttttgaaaaaacaaacGGCTTTGAAAGTACAAAGAATGGAGTTCATTACAATGACGATTACGGCGAgcttaataataatagaagtaatattaatatcagtaataataacattagtAATAACTatagtagtaataaatataataataataatggtaaAACTAATAATTCCCATTTTTTGAAGAATACGAAATTGAACGAGGAAAAACGAATAATATACTTTCAAAATTACGAACATAACAGGAACAAAAAATCCACAGAGGGAATAAATATAGAAGGAGAAAGCTGcactaaaattttaaagaatataagGAAAAACTTACCTTtacattatgaaaaaaaaaaattggaaaagtCTATTCGAGTCAAAGTTCATAAAAGAGTGTGtgcacaaaaatatattaaaaaacgaaataaaaaaaaaataagcaaaaaattaaaggacctatattatatactggatgataagaaaaaagagtCCTTTTTAGTTTCCCCTCAAAGTATTAATCCTCTTgtaaattcattaaaaaatacatgtacGAATAGTAATGCATAtcttaaaagaaaaaactcCCAAAAGTTATCTGAgcggaagaaaaaaaatattgcagacaag aaaaaaaaaaaaaaaaaaaaaaagctagatataaaaaaaaaaaattcggAAATGCAAAAAAAGCTAGCTATGcaagaaaaattaaacgaTCAGAATAACGAAGACGATCAAATTAGTACAAACAACTTGGTGACAacacaagaaaaaaaagagttgtatttaagaaaaaaaaatgcatacgTGGgcaataaagaaaataattcttCTTTATGGGGTAATAGCTCAGTAAAATGGGAAATGAGCGCTGTTTTGAACATGGATACCAGTAAAAAGAACAGCGGCCCAACATGTGCAGATCTAAACTACAGCAAAGTGATAGGCGGGAAAATTACACCAGATGTAAAGAGGAAAAGAGAGGATGCAGCATACGTAGAAGAAAACGATAATAATGACAGCGGTGTCAATGATGATAACGATAATGATGACAATGATGATAACGATAACGATGACTATAATGATAACAATGTCAATGatgaggaaaataaaaaaaaggagatatCCAAAATCATAGCAAACGGACAGAAAGAAAATGCCACGAGCATGACTAGTGTGAGAAATGGGGGAATAAAGCATTTAGAAAAATCAGGCACGTACAGTTTTGAAAATgtagaaaaattttatttgacCACTTTTGAAGATAATTTGCGTAGTCCCCTGCAAAAGCTAAACAAAAATGAGAACAGATTGAATAAAgcaataaaaattgaaaaaaattatacaagaaaggggaaaaaatttCCTAGTTTAGTTAGTCCAATAAGAGTAAATGTGGACAATGTAATTTACAGAGGCGATATTGATAGTGATACCATGTACAATAAATGTAGCAATAGTACATGTAGTAAGAGTAGCATTAATGACAGTGAAAAAGGTAGAATGAAGGATTATATGAAGAGTAAATGTAATGGTACAACCAAAATGAAAGGTGAAAGGAGCTGTCAAGATTCCCTGATACGTATGAAGGACGATCCTAgtaacaatttaaaaaagtgcGAATATACATTTTCGTTAAATTTAGGAAAATATGTCACAAATCATcgtataaatgaaataagttttaaaaaaaacattttaaaaaatagcatAGGGGAACATTTACCAGTAAACAATAAGGTAAGCAGAAACTGTAAACTTGTTGAAAGAAATGGATTACCATGTAAAAGAGGTGGGGTAAAATATGGAGTTCGAGATGAATGCGTAGAAAAGGTTAGTGAACATACTGGAGGGGATGAGGCTAACGTAGAAAGTATAAATAAGGGGGGGGAAAAAAATCAAAGGAGTAACTTTTTTGagagcaaaaatatatttcgtCCTGATAAAAGGgatgtaaatattaaaaaaatcaatcaagattttttaaattttaagatAAGGAACTTAATGGTAAATAGTAATACACGTTCTGAAGAGGGAGAGGAAAAGaagtatttattaaataatgggaaatgtaaaaatggtGAAAATTGCACAAATGATTTAACTATTAATTGTGAAcatgatgaaaaaatattttgctcCAATATCCTTtttgggaaaaaaaataatataaaaccaTATGACACATCAGttgagaaaaaaacaaaattgatAAGAACAGCAACAATAAAGGAATATTTATCAgataaatttaaagaaataaaagaaagaaagaatatatttagaGCACTATCTgtgaataatatttataaaactaTATTTCCAAAAGTGCGTTTATTTAATTCCACTCAAAGAgatagtaatagtagtaaaaAAATGTTGAACAGAAGATGCTATAATACCAATTTAGAGTTAAACAGTTTTAATAAATCTACTCCttgtaaattaaataaaacgaaaagcTTAATTTATAGAAATACTAGTATCAAACGAGGAAATTTGTTTGTTCCCACGAAGAGAAGTAAAACGAGGGGAGAACGAACCGGTCCCAAGGGTAAAGCAAATAAAGGAGAAGCACGAGAAGGTAGAGGAACAGGACAAGGACGAGGTGGTGTGTATATAAACGTCACTACCAAAGGAACCATTCACAATAACATCGATAATTTTCCACCTTATAACTTGCTATTTCGTGTCCCCaatatagaagaaaaaaaaaatttcagcGTAAAAATAAAGCGAAATTATTCTGCTCTACCAAATGTACAGGACCAAAGTGATGAAATGAAAGAGAACAAATCTGAATATGATACGTATggaagaaatatttttcatgtccctacatgtaaaaataatacaaataataagtaCAATAAAAAGAACAATGTATTTAAggataaaatttattttttcaaaagaacaaaaagcGCGATGCTGTTTAAAAAGGACGAAAAGGTGTGTAGAAAAATGCCCAAAAAGATAAACGAATGTACACGTGTAAATGTATGTGAACAGgggaagataaaaaaatgtttctCCATGGTAAACGAAAAGGTtatgaaagaaaatatttatctaaaTACAAATCTAATCAAAAGTAAGTACGGAGGTATACGTAATTTTATAGCTAATCcgagttttttttttgaaagtGCGCTAAGAAACAATTGTGAGAAGATGGCTACAGAGGATGGCGTGAAACAGAGAAGCCAACCAGGTGAGAGGGTATAG
- the PmUG01_01027400 gene encoding U2 snRNA/tRNA pseudouridine synthase, putative → MNNGKKRLNNYLKNKERIKKLKIERKEKRKEENKIEGIVRNEKSKDNKEKEHYKFKKYALCVGYVGSRYHGCQGQGKESMTVENEIERTLVKINAVKKNGKNFNFCLSRSARTDLGVHALYNVFVYNINIDCTFSENTKGEVEVAGEVENGMENAAVSDAGIEVQEVEDISKGRTINKWRSSNHEEVNVEDVIQNGKSEHDSITPNYTSNSFLYKNEKKAINKISSTDDPTKEDEAKQTTHKEDSGRNSNDDVFEKRKEKEEKFIKILNLHLPADIRCFNIYKVTKSFDARKFCSFRLYEYLFPVYVLSEVDINMKYKEVYDEVIRNIDEYVKEDKEKVKRKRSNSSRVLVDVHNGSASSGERLNGGLHESCSKDGRENGNKDASKNESNTCGYNDGNNYGNNYGNNYGNNYGNNYGNNYGNNYGNNYGKDGALCTQKSCPEKGEVRLEEDIFTIKKYKEELTEEELTEFFEIFNNYTGYHNFHCFTKYNVDQTTYRYIKYFDVSTVKLYDYNFLSIKILGQSFLMHQIRKMITLAVETFRKATTQNSIYYCLNRKQYVPISVFPSDGLMLICPYFNSYNEKVCNPPQSPQICFKENEEITKFKTDKIAICIIEKMKNNVWKEWVNRMNQRPFVFHFMKEKMCKNLSQNISSIHNKENQREQ, encoded by the exons ATGAATAACGGAAAAAAAAGGCTTAAcaattacttaaaaaataaggaaaggATAAAGAAACtaaaaatagaaagaaaagagaaacgtaaggaagaaaataaaattgaaggGATTgtaagaaatgaaaaaagtaaagatAATAAGGAGAAGGAACattacaaatttaaaaaatatgcattatGTGTCGGGTATGTAGGCAGCAGATATCATGGATGTCAAGGTCAAGGAAAAGAATCTATGACAGTGGAAAATGAAATAGAAAGAACattagtaaaaattaatgcagtaaaaaaaaatgggaaaaattttaatttctgtTTATCTAGATCGGCTAGAACAGATCTAGGTGTGCACGCTTTATATAACGTCtttgtttataatattaatattgaCTGTACCTTCTCAGAAAATACTAAAGGAGAGGTTGAAGTAGCAGGTGAAGTAGAAAATGGAATGGAAAATGCAGCGGTAAGTGATGCAGGAATAGAAGTCCAGGAGGTAGAAGACATTTCGAAAGGAAGGACGATAAACAAATGGAGGAGCAGCAATCATGAGGAGGTGAATGTTGAGGACGTCATACAAAATGGTAAAAGTGAACACGATAGTATTACCCCAAATTACACTAGTAACAGctttctttataaaaatgaaaagaaagcTATCAACAAAATTAGCAGTACTGATGATCCTACTAAGGAAGATGAAGCAAAACAAACGACACATAAAGAAGATAGTGGTCGAAATAGCAATGATGatgtttttgaaaaaagaaaagaaaaagaagagaaatttataaaaattttgaactTACATTTACCTGCTGATATCAggtgttttaatatttataaagttACTAAAAGTTTTGATGCTAGAAAATTTTGCTCATTCCGATTGTATGAATATCTATTTCCTGTATATGTATTGAGCGAAGTAGATATTAACatgaaatataaagaagTTTATGATGAAGTTATTAGAAATATTGATGAATATGTGAAAGAAGATAAAGAGAaagtaaaaaggaaaaggagcAATTCGTCTAGGGTTTTGGTGGATGTGCACAATGGAAGTGCTTCCAGTGGAGAGAGGCTTAACGGGGGCCTCCACGAGAGTTGCTCTAAGGATGGACGTGAAAATGGAAATAAGGATGCAAGCAAAAATGAGAGCAATACATGTGGATATAACGACGGCAATAACTATGGCAATAACTATGGCAATAACTATGGCAATAACTATGGCAATAACTATGGTAATAACTATGGTAATAACTATGGTAATAACTATGGCAAGGATGGCGCCCTGTGCACTCAGAAAAGCTGCCCCGAGAAGGGAGAGGTTCGATTGGAGGAGGATATTTTcaccataaaaaaatacaaagaaGAATTAACGGAAGAAGAATTAACAGAATTTTTTGAGATATTCAATAACTACACAGGATATCACAATTTCCACTGTTTCACAAAGTATAACGTAGATCAAACgacatatagatatataaaatattttgacgTAAGCACAGTGAAATTATATGACTATAATTTCTTAtccataaaaatattaggacaatcatttttaatgcatcaaataagaaaaatgataACGCTGGCTGTTGAAACATTTCGAAAAGCTACTACACAAAATTCTATTTATTACTGTTTAAATAGAAAGCAGTATGTACCTATTTCTGTCTTTCCATCAGATGGCCTAATGCTCATATGTCcttattttaattcatataatgaaaaagtgtGCAATCCACCTCAGAGTCCACAAATATGTTTTAAGGAAAACGaagaaattacaaaatttaagACGGACAAAATTGCCATATGCattattgaaaaaatgaaaaacaatgt ATGGAAAGAGTGGGTTAACAGGATGAACCAACGCCCCTTCGTTTTTCACTTTATGAAGGAAAAGATGTGTAAAAACTTAAGTCAGAATATTTCATCAATCCATAATAAGGAAAATCAAAGGGAACAGTAA